In the Sphingobacterium sp. PCS056 genome, AGCCGAATGGTGATGAAGACTATGAAGCTTTTAGTGATCTGTTTGATCAATTCGCTCCGGTAGAAGAAGAGTCAACGGTCTAAGGAAAAGATAGGTAAGAACAAAAGCGTCTAAGTAATTAGGCGCTTTTTTTTGTTCCATCTACCAGAGCTAAAAAAGGATGGTCTGATTTGGGATAGAATGGGTTATATGAAATGATCAAATCTATCCTGTGGTTGCTAATTGTTTTATGATGGAATTAATGGCAGGGATGATCATTTAAAATGTTACCTTAGCTATATTATGAAAATTAAAGTTGGCTTTGGCTTTGATGTCCATCAATTAAAGGAAGGACATCCATTTATAGTAGGTGGAGTTGAATTGGATCATCATGCAGGTGCATTTGGACACTCTGATGCAGATGTTTTGGTACATGCAATTTGTGACGCATTGTTAGGTGCGGCTAATTTAGAGGATATTGGCTACCATTTTCCCAATACTGATGATCAGTGGAAAGGTATTAATAGTCTGGTTTTATTACAGCATTGTATTAAATTGATTGCAGATAAGGGATATACTTTAGGAAATATTGATGCCATGTTATGCTTAGAAGCTCCTAAGATCAAACCCTATATTAGTCAGATGAAAGAAAAAATCGCAGCCGCATCAGGTCTTGATGTGGAGGATATCTCTATTAAAGCAACGACCAATGAAACGATGGGTTTTATTGGGAGACAAGAGGGCGTAGTCGCTTATGCAGTTTGTTTGATTGAAAAAGCTTAACGTTTCTTTTTGCTTCTAAAAAAGAAACAAGCGATGATAAAACTGACCGCAGTCAGTACAAATCCGAGATAGAAAGGAGCTCCTGGTAAATAGAGAGCTTCTTTTTTGTCTGTAAAATGGGCAAATAGCCAGCTCATCACCGGTGGGCCAATGATGGCTGTTAGACTGATGATACTCGTCAACCCACCCTGTATCTGACCTTGTTCATTGGATGGTGTTTCGTTGGATATCAGACTTTGGATCGCAGGACCGGCTATTCCAGCAAATACATAGGGTACAATAGCTAAAAAAATCAACCAAGGAGCAAAGGCCATCCCCATTAAAGGCATAGAGATCATATAAAGGCCGCAACCGATTAAAATACTTTTTTCTAAACCTAGTTTGGGAATAATAATACGAATAAGACCCGCTTGAACGACAGCTACTAATGCCCCAACAAAGCCTAAAGATATACCGACCATCCTTTCATCCCACTGATATCTTTCCATGGTGTAGTAAGACCAGGTACTTTGTACTGCATGCGCTGAAACATTGATTAAAAAAATACAGAAAAAGAGTTGTTTTAAGTGAGGATATTTGGCCAGTTGCTTGAAAGCGCCTACTGGATTGGCATTTCTC is a window encoding:
- the ispF gene encoding 2-C-methyl-D-erythritol 2,4-cyclodiphosphate synthase, which gives rise to MKIKVGFGFDVHQLKEGHPFIVGGVELDHHAGAFGHSDADVLVHAICDALLGAANLEDIGYHFPNTDDQWKGINSLVLLQHCIKLIADKGYTLGNIDAMLCLEAPKIKPYISQMKEKIAAASGLDVEDISIKATTNETMGFIGRQEGVVAYAVCLIEKA
- a CDS encoding TCR/Tet family MFS transporter encodes the protein MSVSTSKSLFFIFLTVLIDVIGLGIIIPVMPKLIEELIGGTLSDASRYGGLLMFCYALTQFFFASVLGNLSDRFGRRPILLISLLGFSINYLLMGLAPTILWLFIGRFIAGITGASYTVAAAFIADISSQEKKAQNFGLLGAAFGLGFIVGPLLGGLLGHYGARIPFYAAAILSFLNFLYGYFLIPESLQKDNRRPFKWRNANPVGAFKQLAKYPHLKQLFFCIFLINVSAHAVQSTWSYYTMERYQWDERMVGISLGFVGALVAVVQAGLIRIIIPKLGLEKSILIGCGLYMISMPLMGMAFAPWLIFLAIVPYVFAGIAGPAIQSLISNETPSNEQGQIQGGLTSIISLTAIIGPPVMSWLFAHFTDKKEALYLPGAPFYLGFVLTAVSFIIACFFFRSKKKR